One window of Candidatus Nitrospira kreftii genomic DNA carries:
- a CDS encoding putative Glycosyl transferase, family 2 encodes MGPDERTAPSVQVSKPSVALTAETEARLGIIGDVDVLVGIPSYNNADTIEHVVRAVSVGLAKYFPEHRAVLVNSDGGSSDGTPEAVSRAVVDFDALLISDQQSQLQKIITPYHGIPGKGSAFRTIFEIARRLNAKACAVVDSDLRSITPEWIELLIRPILDDHYDYVAPYYLRHKYDGTITNSIVYPLTRTLYGQRIRQPIGGDFGFAGHLSEHYLDQHVWESDVARFGIDIWMTTEAIASGARVCQSFLGAKIHNPKDPAADLAAMLMQVLGAVFALMESHHGVWSSVQGSKAVKLFGFQYEVGVEPVNVNVERMIAVFRQGLADLAPIWEQALGKEIVAELTIVGGASPSEFRISDELWVRVVYEAALAYREYRMPREHLLKALTPLYLGRTATFVLETQGLTTKEAEGRVEQLCEVFESKKSYLVERWNPEPKA; translated from the coding sequence GTGGGACCCGACGAGAGAACCGCGCCAAGCGTCCAAGTGAGCAAACCGTCCGTTGCCTTGACGGCCGAAACCGAGGCCCGCCTGGGTATCATCGGCGATGTCGATGTACTCGTGGGTATTCCCAGTTACAACAACGCCGATACTATTGAGCACGTGGTTCGGGCCGTGAGTGTCGGTCTGGCGAAGTATTTCCCCGAACATCGAGCCGTGTTGGTGAATTCCGACGGGGGGTCCTCAGATGGGACCCCTGAGGCGGTTTCAAGGGCGGTGGTCGATTTCGATGCGTTGCTCATCAGCGATCAGCAAAGCCAGCTTCAGAAGATCATCACTCCCTATCATGGGATTCCCGGTAAGGGGAGCGCGTTCCGTACGATCTTCGAGATCGCGCGGCGGCTGAACGCCAAGGCTTGCGCCGTCGTCGATTCAGACCTGCGGAGCATCACACCGGAATGGATTGAGCTGTTGATACGCCCCATTCTCGATGACCACTATGACTATGTGGCTCCTTATTATCTGCGCCATAAGTATGACGGCACGATTACGAACAGTATCGTCTATCCCCTGACCAGGACGCTCTACGGTCAACGGATTAGACAGCCGATCGGGGGTGATTTTGGATTTGCGGGACATTTGTCCGAGCATTACCTTGATCAACACGTCTGGGAGTCGGATGTTGCGCGATTTGGGATCGATATTTGGATGACGACGGAGGCCATCGCGAGCGGTGCCCGGGTCTGCCAAAGTTTTCTTGGTGCCAAAATTCATAATCCTAAGGATCCAGCCGCCGATTTGGCCGCCATGCTCATGCAAGTGTTGGGAGCGGTGTTCGCCTTGATGGAGTCACACCATGGGGTTTGGTCGAGTGTGCAAGGATCGAAGGCAGTCAAACTGTTCGGTTTCCAATACGAAGTCGGGGTTGAGCCGGTCAACGTCAACGTCGAACGCATGATTGCAGTCTTTCGACAGGGATTGGCGGATCTGGCTCCCATCTGGGAACAGGCACTGGGCAAGGAGATCGTGGCGGAACTCACAATCGTGGGAGGAGCGTCCCCTTCCGAATTTCGGATTTCCGATGAACTATGGGTTCGTGTGGTCTATGAGGCCGCACTGGCGTACCGGGAATATCGCATGCCCCGAGAACATTTGCTGAAAGCCCTGACGCCGCTCTATCTTGGACGAACGGCAACTTTTGTGTTGGAAACGCAGGGGCTCACGACAAAGGAAGCGGAAGGGCGAGTCGAGCAATTATGTGAAGTCTTCGAGTCGAAGAAGTCTTATTTGGTCGAACGGTGGAACCCTGAGCCGAAAGCATGA
- a CDS encoding Glucosyl-3-phosphoglycerate synthase, producing the protein MSDFFQNGVVSVLHRLGSPNVERLEQELEQYRHVNPIALVLPCLYSELEGPALSGIVDELKRVTYLNEIVVALGHASALEFRRAKDYFKVLPQHVRLVWVDGAPVQDILKTLVEREVDIGLPGKGQSCWLAFGYVLARHQSQVIVLHDCDIVSYHREYLARLCYPLGNPNLGYEFCKGYYSRVTDQLHGRVTRLFVTPVIRSLQQLVGSHPLLTFLDSFRYPLAGEFAMVRDLAWVNRIPGDWGLEIGILAEVYRNCALRRVCQADIADAYEHKHQALSSDDPEKGLLKMTVDITKSLFRHLASEGLVLGDPELKTLRATYLRIAEEAIRRYEDSAAINSLKFDRHAERTAVETFLKGIKLASEVFQKDPLGVPMISNWSRVAAAVPDVFDRLVRAVEEDHQWDPTREPRQASK; encoded by the coding sequence ATGTCGGATTTCTTCCAGAACGGGGTGGTCAGTGTTCTGCATCGCCTCGGTTCACCGAACGTAGAGCGGTTGGAGCAAGAGCTCGAACAATATCGCCATGTTAATCCGATCGCCTTGGTCCTACCGTGCCTCTATTCAGAACTCGAAGGTCCGGCCCTTTCCGGAATCGTCGATGAACTGAAGCGGGTGACATACCTGAACGAAATCGTCGTTGCGCTCGGACATGCATCGGCCCTCGAGTTTCGGCGGGCGAAAGATTATTTTAAGGTTCTTCCGCAACACGTGCGACTTGTGTGGGTAGACGGCGCTCCGGTTCAAGACATCCTCAAGACGTTAGTTGAACGAGAGGTCGATATCGGATTGCCTGGAAAGGGACAATCGTGCTGGCTCGCGTTCGGCTATGTGCTGGCTCGCCACCAAAGTCAGGTCATTGTGTTGCATGATTGCGATATCGTGAGTTATCACCGTGAATACCTTGCCCGGCTCTGTTATCCGCTGGGCAACCCCAATCTCGGCTATGAATTTTGTAAAGGGTATTACAGCCGCGTCACGGACCAGTTGCATGGTCGAGTCACCAGGTTGTTCGTGACCCCGGTCATTCGGTCTTTGCAACAACTCGTTGGGAGTCACCCCCTCTTGACCTTCTTGGACAGTTTTCGTTATCCGCTGGCAGGGGAATTTGCGATGGTTCGCGACCTGGCCTGGGTCAATCGTATCCCAGGAGATTGGGGATTGGAAATCGGTATCCTGGCGGAAGTGTATCGCAACTGCGCTTTGCGCCGTGTGTGTCAGGCTGATATCGCAGACGCGTACGAGCACAAACATCAGGCGCTGTCTTCGGACGATCCTGAAAAGGGATTGCTCAAGATGACTGTGGACATCACGAAGTCTTTGTTCCGCCACCTTGCCAGCGAAGGTCTGGTGCTCGGCGATCCGGAGCTCAAGACATTGCGAGCCACCTATCTTCGCATCGCTGAAGAAGCCATCCGTCGGTACGAGGACAGCGCGGCCATCAACAGCTTGAAGTTCGATCGACACGCGGAACGGACCGCCGTCGAAACTTTTCTCAAAGGCATCAAACTGGCGTCGGAGGTCTTTCAAAAAGATCCGCTGGGGGTGCCGATGATTTCTAACTGGAGCCGGGTAGCGGCAGCGGTTCCGGACGTCTTCGACCGTCTCGTTCGAGCCGTGGAGGAGGATCATCAGTGGGACCCGACGAGAGAACCGCGCCAAGCGTCCAAGTGA
- a CDS encoding Glucosyl-3-phosphoglycerate/mannosyl-3-phosphogly cerate phosphatase, with translation MPSPRLSTIAEAPNTMVVFTDLDGTLLDGSTYSFDAAREALDALRARSIPIVVVSSKTRAEIEPLRSRLCNEHPFIVENGGAVFVPSNYFPFQLKAATIHDQYHIVGLGTSYPRLRRALKEIEQELEVELRGYGDMPVEEVVIRTGLSRQEAELAKQRDYDEPFVVENEHCTLEALAQAITTRGLRWTKGDRFHHLMGVQDKGQAVRYLIECYHRQVDRHRDRLITVGIGNSLNDLPMLKAVDRPVLVQQSDGSYEQDIKLPGLILAPGPGPIGWNRAVLSLLA, from the coding sequence ATGCCCTCGCCAAGACTGAGCACCATCGCCGAAGCCCCAAACACCATGGTCGTCTTCACAGATTTGGACGGCACCCTCCTCGACGGCTCAACCTACTCGTTCGATGCCGCCCGAGAAGCGTTGGATGCGCTTCGTGCGCGTTCGATACCCATTGTCGTGGTCTCGAGCAAGACACGGGCGGAGATTGAACCGCTCCGTTCTCGCCTCTGCAATGAACACCCCTTCATCGTGGAGAACGGAGGCGCAGTGTTCGTTCCATCGAACTACTTCCCATTTCAGCTCAAGGCTGCAACCATCCACGACCAGTATCATATTGTGGGCCTAGGCACCTCCTACCCTCGGCTTCGCCGAGCCTTGAAAGAGATTGAACAAGAACTCGAGGTCGAACTGAGAGGATATGGTGATATGCCTGTCGAGGAGGTCGTGATACGGACAGGGCTTTCTCGGCAAGAAGCAGAATTGGCCAAACAGCGGGACTATGATGAGCCGTTCGTCGTAGAAAACGAGCACTGCACACTAGAAGCCCTCGCCCAGGCCATCACAACCCGTGGCCTGCGTTGGACCAAGGGCGATCGCTTCCATCACCTGATGGGTGTCCAGGATAAAGGGCAAGCCGTGCGATACCTCATCGAGTGCTACCATCGTCAGGTTGACCGTCATCGTGACCGACTCATCACCGTGGGCATCGGCAACAGCCTGAACGACCTCCCGATGCTTAAAGCAGTAGATCGTCCTGTCCTCGTCCAACAATCCGACGGCTCATATGAACAGGATATCAAGCTCCCTGGACTTATCCTTGCCCCAGGACCAGGCCCCATCGGTTGGAATCGGGCCGTGCTATCGTTGTTGGCATGA
- a CDS encoding hypothetical protein (conserved exported protein of unknown function) → MRTVVRQILIIACAYALSLVSVPHSEAYQEISLPESGSLSGTVNLDGKVPMPKGYNLTTLPDAIYCGRISDGKGWRLLQPFDIGPKGEFRRVVVFLDGIDKGKPFGAYQPPKIEAVDCLFRPFINLVRDLHDVVVVNMDPAMHDIQAYETSHLGPRVLFNVPLPISKRYPREAGLSAHFHKHYEGTPIVQSVKMTKGRKVFTMQCGFHAYMESWALVADHPYFAIADEEGRFDLTDVPPGTYTVKVWHPYIRDDIEQTVTIEPNKQTTVALKVEAPSGRLYANQMVENAYVRYTITEDVQSQIVPTLEKQRIDAGQ, encoded by the coding sequence ATGAGAACGGTTGTGCGCCAAATTCTGATCATCGCATGTGCCTATGCGCTGAGCCTTGTGTCGGTACCACACAGTGAAGCCTATCAAGAGATTTCCTTGCCCGAGAGCGGCTCACTCTCAGGGACCGTCAACCTTGACGGCAAAGTCCCGATGCCCAAAGGGTACAACCTGACGACTTTGCCGGATGCGATCTACTGTGGGCGAATTTCCGATGGGAAGGGCTGGAGATTGCTCCAGCCCTTCGACATTGGGCCGAAGGGCGAGTTTCGGCGAGTCGTTGTGTTTCTCGACGGAATCGACAAGGGGAAACCGTTCGGAGCGTACCAGCCTCCGAAGATCGAAGCCGTCGACTGCCTCTTCAGGCCGTTCATCAATCTCGTCCGCGATCTCCACGATGTGGTCGTCGTGAATATGGACCCTGCCATGCACGATATCCAGGCCTATGAAACCTCCCATCTAGGACCGCGTGTCTTGTTCAACGTTCCGTTACCGATCAGCAAGCGATATCCTCGCGAAGCCGGATTGAGCGCACATTTTCACAAGCACTATGAAGGGACGCCGATAGTGCAATCGGTCAAGATGACGAAAGGTCGAAAGGTCTTCACGATGCAGTGCGGGTTTCATGCCTATATGGAAAGCTGGGCGTTGGTTGCCGACCATCCATATTTTGCGATTGCCGATGAGGAGGGGCGATTCGACCTCACCGATGTCCCGCCTGGCACCTATACCGTAAAGGTCTGGCATCCCTATATCAGGGACGACATCGAGCAAACGGTCACGATTGAACCAAACAAGCAGACGACCGTCGCTTTGAAAGTCGAGGCGCCGAGTGGGCGGCTCTATGCCAATCAGATGGTTGAGAATGCCTACGTCCGGTACACGATTACAGAGGACGTGCAGAGCCAAATCGTCCCGACGTTGGAAAAACAGCGTATCGATGCAGGCCAGTGA